A portion of the Streptomyces platensis genome contains these proteins:
- a CDS encoding DinB family protein encodes MTTERLSPPMRAGERETLRSFLDFHRATLAMKTEGLSDDDLRRQSSPPSTLSLLGLVRHMAEVERTWFRRVINGEDIPLVWSEEGDFQAAYDASKADGAEAFEAWQTEVAHARRIEEAAASLDVTGYQPRWGEHVSLRVVMLHLIHEYARHNGHADFLREAIDGTVGA; translated from the coding sequence GTGACCACCGAACGCCTCTCCCCGCCCATGCGCGCCGGCGAGCGGGAGACCCTGCGCTCCTTCCTCGACTTCCACCGGGCCACGCTCGCCATGAAGACCGAGGGCCTGTCCGACGACGACCTCAGGCGTCAGTCGAGCCCGCCGTCCACGCTCTCCCTGCTCGGGCTGGTGCGGCACATGGCCGAGGTGGAACGCACCTGGTTCCGCCGGGTGATCAACGGCGAGGACATCCCGCTCGTCTGGTCGGAGGAGGGCGACTTCCAGGCGGCGTACGACGCGAGCAAGGCCGACGGCGCGGAGGCGTTCGAGGCCTGGCAGACGGAGGTGGCGCACGCCCGCCGCATCGAGGAGGCGGCCGCCTCGCTCGACGTCACGGGCTACCAGCCCCGCTGGGGCGAGCATGTCTCCCTGCGCGTGGTGATGCTGCACCTGATCCATGAGTACGCCCGCCACAACGGCCATGCGGACTTCCTCCGTGAGGCCATCGACGGCACGGTCGGCGCCTGA
- a CDS encoding GNAT family N-acetyltransferase — protein sequence MPTLGNAPDPQPVTGELTIGNASLDDWHEVAQWAADEEWNPGRGDTVCFHPTDPAGFFLGRRAGRTVSAVSVVNYSDAYAFLGYYLVHPDHRGQGLGLATWRAAFPHAGARTVGLDAVPAQQDTYRRAGFAPAYETVRYAGRPLGPGTPAPDVVPVTRAHLDAVADYDRRCFPADRRAFVTRWLTAPGHTARAILRDGGIAGYGVLRPARTGHRIGPLFADTTAAAEALFDALAASVDPADEIFLDVPGPRHAAHDLVTSRGLTPRSHTVRMYTGPVPPVEQERTFGVTSLELG from the coding sequence ATGCCCACTCTCGGCAACGCTCCGGATCCCCAGCCCGTCACCGGCGAACTCACCATCGGCAACGCCTCGTTGGACGACTGGCACGAGGTGGCCCAATGGGCCGCCGACGAAGAGTGGAACCCCGGACGCGGCGACACCGTCTGCTTCCACCCCACCGACCCCGCCGGCTTCTTCCTCGGACGCCGCGCCGGACGGACCGTCTCCGCGGTCTCGGTCGTCAACTACTCGGACGCCTACGCGTTCCTGGGCTACTACCTCGTCCACCCCGACCACCGCGGGCAGGGCCTGGGCCTCGCCACCTGGCGGGCCGCCTTCCCGCACGCCGGTGCCCGGACCGTGGGTCTCGACGCGGTCCCCGCCCAGCAGGACACGTACCGGCGCGCCGGATTCGCCCCCGCCTACGAGACCGTTCGCTACGCCGGACGCCCTCTCGGCCCCGGCACGCCCGCGCCGGACGTCGTCCCCGTCACCCGGGCGCATCTCGACGCCGTCGCCGACTACGACCGGCGCTGCTTCCCCGCTGACCGCCGTGCCTTCGTCACCCGCTGGCTGACGGCCCCCGGCCACACCGCCCGCGCGATTCTGCGCGACGGCGGGATCGCGGGCTACGGCGTGCTCCGCCCGGCCCGTACGGGGCACCGCATCGGCCCGCTCTTCGCCGACACCACCGCGGCCGCCGAAGCGCTCTTCGACGCCCTCGCGGCGTCCGTCGACCCGGCCGACGAGATCTTCCTCGACGTCCCCGGTCCCCGGCACGCCGCGCACGACCTGGTCACCTCCCGCGGGCTGACCCCGCGGTCGCACACCGTGCGGATGTACACCGGCCCGGTACCCCCGGTGGAGCAGGAGCGCACCTTCGGCGTCACCAGTCTCGAACTCGGCTGA
- a CDS encoding amino acid permease: MGYPRKLTRRFRAFDNFAISFTIINIISGIFSSFGFGMNAGGPRILIFGWIGVSVMVLFVGAAMGEIASAYPTSGALYFSAGKLAKRHQGAWSWYTGWLNFVGQVGGTAATNFAAATFIQAFIAMQWPSYEATPQQTVGITAAILLLQALANTYTVRLVAVVNRISVWWLLIGMVVIVGALTLIPDHHQSPSFALHFVNNTGFTHAIYGGMLGLLVTSWTFTGFDGSFHMSEETVKATVNAPKGIMRAISYSAITGLILMLALVYAIRDYGHAASAEAPPVQILVDALGQSTAKFLLLIVIGAMLFCGLANMTSNTRQIFAFSRDGAMPGSRWWHSVSARTRTPVKAVWLAAACPLVLVLPGWWSHTAFTAVVSVNVVGLFLAYAVPIFLRLRLNDFQAGPWNLGRYGKPVAAIAVTWILISNVLFMLPQAYPITPASFNYAPIALAVVLIIATVWWFATARQRFQGPVSYGRPDEVAAMDLI, from the coding sequence ATGGGCTATCCGCGGAAACTGACCCGCAGATTCCGCGCGTTCGACAACTTCGCCATTTCTTTCACCATCATCAACATTATTTCCGGCATCTTCTCCTCCTTCGGGTTCGGGATGAACGCCGGCGGCCCGCGGATCCTGATCTTCGGCTGGATCGGCGTATCGGTCATGGTGCTGTTCGTCGGCGCCGCGATGGGCGAGATCGCCTCCGCCTACCCGACCAGCGGCGCGCTCTACTTCTCGGCCGGCAAGCTGGCCAAGCGCCACCAGGGCGCCTGGTCCTGGTACACGGGCTGGCTGAACTTCGTCGGCCAGGTCGGCGGCACCGCCGCCACCAACTTCGCCGCCGCCACCTTCATCCAGGCGTTCATCGCCATGCAGTGGCCGTCCTACGAGGCGACACCGCAGCAGACGGTCGGCATCACCGCGGCCATCCTTCTCCTCCAGGCGCTGGCCAACACGTATACGGTGCGCCTGGTCGCGGTGGTGAACCGGATTTCCGTGTGGTGGCTGCTGATCGGCATGGTGGTGATCGTCGGCGCGCTGACCTTGATACCCGACCACCACCAGTCGCCCTCGTTCGCGCTGCACTTCGTCAACAACACCGGCTTCACACATGCGATTTACGGCGGAATGCTGGGTCTGCTCGTCACCAGCTGGACCTTCACCGGTTTCGACGGCAGTTTCCACATGTCCGAAGAAACCGTGAAGGCGACGGTCAACGCGCCCAAGGGCATCATGCGGGCGATCAGCTACTCGGCGATCACCGGACTGATCCTCATGCTCGCACTGGTGTATGCGATCCGTGACTACGGGCATGCGGCGAGTGCCGAGGCGCCGCCGGTGCAGATTCTCGTCGACGCGCTCGGCCAAAGCACCGCCAAGTTCCTGCTGTTGATCGTTATCGGCGCCATGCTGTTCTGCGGGCTTGCGAACATGACCAGCAATACCCGGCAGATCTTTGCCTTCTCCCGGGACGGCGCGATGCCCGGCTCCCGTTGGTGGCATTCGGTCTCCGCGCGCACCCGTACCCCCGTCAAGGCCGTCTGGCTCGCCGCGGCCTGCCCCCTGGTGCTGGTGCTGCCCGGCTGGTGGTCGCACACCGCCTTCACCGCGGTGGTGAGCGTCAATGTCGTCGGGCTGTTCCTCGCCTACGCCGTGCCCATCTTCCTGCGGCTGCGGCTCAACGACTTCCAGGCCGGGCCGTGGAACCTCGGGCGCTACGGCAAGCCCGTCGCGGCGATCGCGGTGACCTGGATCCTGATCAGCAATGTGCTGTTCATGCTGCCGCAGGCGTACCCCATCACCCCCGCCTCGTTCAACTACGCGCCGATCGCGCTGGCAGTGGTGCTGATCATCGCCACGGTGTGGTGGTTCGCCACCGCCCGGCAGCGCTTCCAGGGGCCGGTCAGCTACGGCCGCCCCGACGAGGTCGCCGCCATGGACCTGATCTGA